GGCGCCCACCTCCCGATCGCTGCCGGGGCGGCCTGGGCAGCCAAGGTGCGCGGTACCTCTCAGGTCTCCGTGTGTTTCTTCGGCGACGGGACAACCAACATCGGTGCCTTTCACGAGGCGCTCAATATCGCCTCGGTCTGGAAGCTGCCCGTGGTATTCGTCTGCGAGAACAACCTCTACATGGAATACACGCCGATCGCCGATGTCACCGCTGTGCCGAACCCGGCTGCGGATCGTGCCCCCGCGTACGGTCTCGAGGGCACGATCGTGGACGGCAACGATGTCGAAGCGGTCTACGCCACGGCGCTCGCTGCGATCACGCGGGCCCGGAGCGGCGAAGGCCCGGCGCTCATCGAGGCCAAGACGTACCGGCACGGAGGTCACTCTCGTGCCGATCCCGGCAAGTACCGACCGGAGGAAGAGGTCCAGGCGTGGATGGCCAGAGACCCGATCGTCACCTATCGCACGCTCCTCGAAAAGCGCGGCATCAATACCGGCCGGCTCGATCGAATCGAGCAGGCGGCCACCAACGAGGTCGACAATGCGACGGAGCTCGCCAAGCGAACGCCGGTCCCCTCCCCCGATGTACTGCTGACCGATGTCTGGGCAGATGGAGGTTCCTCATGGCGCAACTGAGCTATCGAGACGCAGTCGCACGAGGCCTTGCACAGGAAATGGAGAGAGACGCCTCCGTGGTGCTCATCGGCGAAGATGTCGCCAAGGCGGGCGGCGTGTTCAAGACCACCGCCGGCCTGTTCGATCGGTTCGGGC
This DNA window, taken from Gammaproteobacteria bacterium, encodes the following:
- a CDS encoding pyruvate dehydrogenase (acetyl-transferring) E1 component subunit alpha — its product is MDTPPQDDIAIEATTQLSLYTAMVRARYFEKRAYDLFLQGLVKGTTHLGLGQEAVAAGFAQAMQAGDMTYCTYRGHNHTLLRGAPMSALMGELLGRANGICDGKGGSMHLTDVSVGAMGSYAIVGAHLPIAAGAAWAAKVRGTSQVSVCFFGDGTTNIGAFHEALNIASVWKLPVVFVCENNLYMEYTPIADVTAVPNPAADRAPAYGLEGTIVDGNDVEAVYATALAAITRARSGEGPALIEAKTYRHGGHSRADPGKYRPEEEVQAWMARDPIVTYRTLLEKRGINTGRLDRIEQAATNEVDNATELAKRTPVPSPDVLLTDVWADGGSSWRN